The following are encoded together in the Acidobacteriota bacterium genome:
- a CDS encoding amidohydrolase family protein, with the protein MLHRVIVVIATLVCSAMVMAGDVAVRAGRLHTANGPVIEDGVVVVRDGKIVAVGPSATTPVPAGVEVIEAAVVTPGLIDAHTVVGLAGYLNQDTDQDQLETSEPVQPELRAIDAYNSRETLVDWVRSFGVTTLHTGHGPGSLVSGQTMIVKTAGATVNEAVVKPAAMIAATLGEQATRDGGKPPGTRSKAAAMLRAELQRARHYLDKIESAEEGETPDVDLRLAALGRVLTGELPLLVTVQRHQDILTAMRIAEEFNLRLVLDGAGESYLLIDEIRESGIPVIVHATMKRAAGEAENLSMETAGVLDREGIPIALQSGYESYVPKTRVVLFEAAVAASHGLGVERALHAITLGAAKLLGIDDRVGSLEIGKDGDLALYDGDPFEYTSHCIGTIINGERVSREAR; encoded by the coding sequence ATGTTGCATCGCGTCATCGTCGTCATTGCGACGCTCGTCTGCTCGGCAATGGTCATGGCAGGGGACGTCGCGGTCCGCGCGGGTCGGCTTCATACAGCGAACGGGCCGGTCATCGAGGATGGCGTCGTCGTTGTCCGTGACGGGAAGATCGTCGCCGTGGGGCCTTCGGCTACGACCCCCGTTCCCGCCGGTGTCGAGGTGATCGAGGCCGCGGTCGTCACTCCCGGGCTGATCGATGCCCACACCGTGGTCGGTCTTGCCGGCTACCTCAATCAGGATACCGACCAGGATCAACTGGAGACCTCCGAACCGGTCCAACCCGAGTTGCGAGCGATCGACGCGTACAACTCGCGAGAGACTCTCGTTGACTGGGTCCGAAGTTTCGGCGTAACGACACTCCACACGGGGCACGGGCCGGGAAGTCTCGTCTCGGGTCAGACGATGATCGTCAAGACCGCGGGGGCGACCGTCAACGAAGCCGTCGTCAAACCCGCAGCGATGATCGCCGCCACACTGGGAGAGCAAGCCACTCGCGACGGAGGCAAACCTCCGGGAACGCGAAGCAAGGCCGCCGCGATGTTGCGCGCAGAATTGCAGCGGGCTCGTCACTATCTCGACAAGATAGAGTCGGCCGAAGAGGGCGAGACACCGGACGTTGACTTACGGCTTGCGGCGCTCGGTCGCGTCCTTACCGGTGAGCTCCCGCTCCTCGTCACGGTCCAACGTCATCAAGACATCCTCACGGCCATGCGGATCGCCGAGGAGTTCAATCTTCGCCTCGTTCTTGACGGTGCGGGCGAATCGTATCTTCTGATCGATGAGATTCGTGAGAGTGGGATACCGGTCATCGTCCATGCCACGATGAAGCGTGCCGCGGGGGAGGCCGAGAATCTCAGCATGGAAACAGCCGGGGTCCTCGATAGGGAAGGGATTCCCATCGCGCTTCAGAGCGGCTACGAGAGCTATGTGCCGAAGACCCGTGTCGTTTTGTTCGAGGCCGCGGTCGCCGCAAGTCACGGACTCGGAGTGGAACGGGCACTCCACGCGATCACCCTCGGGGCGGCGAAGCTGCTGGGAATCGACGATCGTGTCGGCTCCCTCGAGATCGGCAAGGACGGCGATCTGGCGCTCTACGACGGCGACCCGTTCGAGTACACGTCGCATTGCATCGGGACGATCATCAACGGCGAACGGGTCAGTCGCGAAGCTCGGTGA